From Planctomycetota bacterium, one genomic window encodes:
- a CDS encoding Ppx/GppA family phosphatase, with protein MTLAAIDVGTNSVKLLVGRISAGRVIPVLSRARITRLGEGLGRGKKISPEAAERTLAALAEFRRLAEERGAGAPAAAGTRALRAASNRAAFLNRCRTEAGVEVRVLSGREEARLAFRGAIGAARSRGPVAAIDVGGGSTEIMVGEPPGTLRAAWSLPLGAVTLTERFLAHDPPDAGELERLRSEIRRRLARVPARRTGELLGIGGTASTVLRLTGRGGRAGLREVEALAEHLSRRTAAERERLGVEPGRADIVAAGAWVLAEAMRRLGADRLRAAEGGLRHGILLELAAGRWPVPEPPAGAS; from the coding sequence ATGACGCTCGCGGCGATCGACGTCGGCACCAATTCCGTCAAGCTCCTGGTGGGGCGGATCTCGGCCGGCCGGGTGATCCCGGTGCTCAGCCGCGCGAGGATCACGCGCCTGGGGGAAGGCCTGGGACGCGGAAAAAAGATCTCCCCGGAGGCGGCGGAGCGGACGCTGGCGGCGCTGGCCGAATTCCGGCGTCTGGCGGAGGAACGCGGGGCGGGCGCGCCGGCCGCCGCCGGAACGCGGGCGCTGCGGGCGGCCTCCAATCGGGCGGCGTTTTTGAACCGCTGCCGGACGGAGGCGGGGGTGGAGGTCCGGGTGCTGTCGGGTCGCGAGGAGGCGCGGCTGGCCTTCCGCGGCGCGATCGGGGCGGCGCGGAGCCGCGGGCCCGTCGCGGCGATCGACGTCGGAGGCGGAAGCACCGAGATCATGGTGGGCGAGCCGCCCGGCACGCTGCGGGCCGCCTGGAGCCTGCCGTTGGGGGCGGTGACGCTGACGGAGCGTTTCCTCGCGCACGATCCGCCGGACGCCGGGGAGCTTGAGCGCCTGCGCTCGGAGATCCGGCGGCGCCTGGCCCGGGTGCCGGCGCGCCGGACGGGCGAGCTTCTCGGAATCGGCGGCACGGCTTCGACCGTGCTCCGGCTCACGGGCCGGGGCGGCCGGGCGGGTCTCCGGGAGGTGGAAGCCCTGGCGGAGCATCTTTCTCGCCGGACGGCGGCGGAGCGGGAGCGCCTGGGGGTGGAGCCGGGCCGGGCGGACATCGTGGCGGCCGGGGCGTGGGTCCTGGCCGAAGCCATGCGGCGTCTGGGAGCGGACCGCCTGCGGGCCGCCGAGGGAGGGCTCCGCCACGGGATTCTTCTGGAGCTGGCCGCCGGCCGCTGGCCCGTTCCGGAGCCCCCCGCGGGCGCTTCCTGA
- the thiS gene encoding sulfur carrier protein ThiS: MRLVVNGEPRDVRDGATLEDLVRELGLERRPIAVERNRRVVPRDRYAATRLEDGDRLEIVGLVGGG; encoded by the coding sequence ATGAGGCTCGTCGTCAACGGCGAGCCGCGCGACGTCCGCGACGGGGCGACCCTCGAGGACCTCGTGCGGGAGCTGGGGCTGGAGCGCCGGCCGATCGCGGTGGAACGCAACCGGCGGGTGGTCCCGCGGGACCGCTACGCCGCCACCCGTCTCGAAGACGGCGACCGGCTGGAAATCGTCGGCCTCGTGGGAGGCGGCTAG
- a CDS encoding thiazole synthase — protein sequence MLKIGGFEFRSRLILGTGKYPSPEIMVRCHEASGTDCVTVAVRRVDLKDTSRTNFLSWIDRSRYKILPNTAGCRTAEEAIRTALLGREALGTPLVKLEVIGDEKTLYPDLEELVAATRSLAREGFVVMPYTSDDLVTALKLVDAGAACVMPLGAPIGSGLGILNPLNIRLIVERAKVPVIVDAGVGTASDVAVAMELGADGVLLNTAVAQARDPVRMAEAVRRACEAGRLAYEAGRIPRREYASPSSPEAGKIQ from the coding sequence GTGCTCAAGATCGGCGGATTCGAATTTCGTTCGCGGCTCATCCTCGGCACCGGCAAGTACCCTTCCCCGGAGATCATGGTGCGCTGCCATGAGGCCTCCGGGACCGACTGCGTGACGGTCGCGGTCCGGCGGGTCGATCTCAAGGACACCAGCCGCACGAATTTCCTGAGCTGGATCGACCGTTCGCGCTACAAGATTCTCCCCAACACGGCCGGATGCCGGACGGCCGAGGAGGCGATCCGGACGGCCCTGCTGGGACGGGAGGCGCTGGGAACGCCGCTGGTGAAGCTCGAGGTGATCGGGGACGAGAAGACGCTTTACCCGGACCTCGAGGAGCTCGTGGCGGCGACGCGCTCGCTCGCGCGAGAAGGGTTCGTGGTGATGCCGTACACGAGCGACGACCTGGTGACGGCGCTGAAGCTCGTGGACGCCGGGGCGGCGTGCGTGATGCCGCTGGGGGCGCCGATCGGAAGCGGGCTGGGGATCCTGAACCCCCTGAACATCCGGCTGATCGTCGAGCGCGCGAAAGTCCCGGTGATCGTGGACGCCGGGGTCGGCACCGCCAGCGACGTGGCGGTCGCGATGGAACTCGGGGCCGACGGGGTGCTTCTCAATACCGCCGTGGCCCAGGCGCGGGATCCGGTGCGGATGGCGGAGGCGGTGCGCCGGGCGTGCGAAGCGGGCCGCCTGGCCTACGAGGCCGGGCGCATCCCCCGGCGGGAATACGCCTCCCCCTCCTCCCCTGAAGCCGGAAAGATTCAATGA